A DNA window from Marinibacterium anthonyi contains the following coding sequences:
- the potD_8 gene encoding Spermidine/putrescine-binding periplasmic protein precursor, producing the protein MTFSLSRRALLAASAALGLAAAPALAQDKSITVMIWGTTWQLAVEQIAEQFTEETGIDVQMIAQSNSGESLAKLQAQRANPGVDVWFTTSSVANRAVKDDGLFAKIPVDKLSHASELVDGSYNEGWVAAYAYPLGIVYRPDLVEGEITSWEDLWKPEFSNALAIPAPSTYQGRIVLIASELAGGSIDDVDPGIEKLKELEPNVAFWYTSDAQARQALANGEVKVLVSPPSGAKTVRNEGVDVTMISPKPAAMMYDVMTIVKNGKEDMAAQFIDFMTSQSSQQIIAEKNQNMPVNATAAVPAELAGQYPKPEDTITYDEDKVNANYDSWNEKFLMTVSQ; encoded by the coding sequence TTGACCTTCTCCCTCTCCCGCCGCGCGCTTTTGGCCGCATCCGCCGCCCTGGGACTGGCCGCCGCGCCCGCCCTTGCCCAGGACAAAAGCATCACCGTCATGATCTGGGGCACCACCTGGCAACTGGCCGTGGAACAGATCGCCGAGCAGTTCACCGAGGAAACCGGCATTGACGTGCAGATGATTGCACAGTCCAATTCCGGTGAATCCTTGGCAAAGCTGCAGGCACAGCGCGCCAACCCTGGTGTCGATGTGTGGTTCACCACCTCTTCCGTCGCCAACCGCGCCGTGAAGGACGATGGCCTCTTTGCGAAGATCCCGGTCGACAAACTCAGCCACGCATCCGAATTGGTTGACGGGTCCTACAATGAAGGATGGGTCGCGGCCTATGCCTACCCGCTGGGGATCGTCTATCGCCCCGACCTGGTAGAGGGTGAAATCACCTCCTGGGAGGATCTCTGGAAACCCGAGTTCAGCAACGCGCTCGCCATTCCCGCGCCTTCGACCTATCAAGGCCGCATCGTGCTGATCGCTTCCGAACTTGCCGGCGGATCGATTGACGATGTCGACCCCGGCATCGAGAAGCTCAAGGAACTCGAACCGAACGTGGCCTTCTGGTACACCTCCGACGCGCAGGCCCGCCAGGCGCTGGCCAACGGCGAAGTGAAGGTACTGGTTTCCCCTCCGTCGGGCGCCAAGACCGTGCGCAACGAAGGCGTGGACGTGACCATGATTTCGCCGAAGCCGGCGGCCATGATGTATGATGTCATGACCATCGTGAAAAACGGCAAGGAAGACATGGCGGCGCAATTCATCGACTTCATGACCAGCCAGTCGTCGCAGCAGATCATTGCCGAAAAGAACCAGAACATGCCGGTGAACGCGACCGCGGCGGTTCCGGCGGAACTGGCGGGTCAGTATCCGAAACCCGAGGACACGATCACCTACGACGAGGACAAGGTGAATGCCAACTACGACAGCTGGAACGAAAAGTTCCTGATGACCGTGTCCCAATAA
- the gpr_4 gene encoding L-glyceraldehyde 3-phosphate reductase, producing MEYRYLGSSGLKVSPLCLGTMMFGGATDEPTSARIIHAARDAGVNFIDTADMYNDGESEAVVGRAIAGDRDHWVLATKCGNPMGSGPNQAGMSRKWIREAVHGSLRRLGTDFIDIVYMHKADFDAPLEEMVLAFADLIREGKIGYFAVSNFKAWRLAETVRLARDAGIVPPVANQPLYNLVNREVEVEILPAARHFGVGTVCYSPLARGILTGKYRPGAEVDPASRAGRADPRMLEAEWRPESLEIAAKLAGYAEETGRSPAHLAQAWVMRNRYVTSTLVGPRTMAQWQDGLAALDCAYSAEDEAFLDTLVSPGKGSSLGPVDPHHPVEGRQI from the coding sequence ATGGAATACAGGTATCTGGGGTCCAGCGGCCTGAAGGTGTCGCCGCTCTGCCTGGGCACGATGATGTTCGGCGGAGCCACCGACGAGCCAACCTCCGCCCGCATCATCCATGCCGCGCGGGACGCGGGCGTGAACTTCATCGACACCGCCGACATGTACAATGACGGCGAAAGCGAAGCCGTGGTCGGTCGCGCCATCGCCGGGGACCGTGATCACTGGGTGCTGGCGACCAAATGCGGCAATCCCATGGGCAGCGGCCCCAACCAGGCGGGCATGTCGCGCAAGTGGATCCGCGAAGCGGTGCACGGTTCGCTCCGGCGGCTGGGGACGGATTTCATCGACATCGTCTACATGCACAAGGCGGATTTCGATGCGCCGCTCGAGGAAATGGTGCTGGCCTTCGCCGACCTGATCCGCGAGGGCAAGATCGGCTATTTTGCGGTGTCCAATTTCAAGGCCTGGCGCTTGGCCGAAACCGTGCGCCTGGCGCGCGATGCCGGGATCGTCCCACCGGTGGCAAATCAGCCACTCTACAACCTCGTCAACCGCGAGGTCGAGGTAGAGATCCTGCCCGCGGCCCGTCATTTCGGAGTTGGAACAGTATGTTACAGCCCCCTGGCCCGTGGCATCCTGACGGGCAAGTATCGCCCCGGGGCAGAGGTCGATCCGGCCAGCCGCGCCGGGCGTGCCGATCCGCGCATGCTTGAGGCGGAATGGCGGCCGGAAAGCCTTGAAATCGCGGCCAAACTGGCCGGCTATGCCGAAGAAACGGGCCGCAGCCCCGCGCATCTGGCCCAGGCGTGGGTCATGCGCAATCGCTACGTGACCAGCACTCTGGTCGGGCCGCGCACGATGGCCCAGTGGCAAGACGGTCTGGCCGCGCTCGATTGCGCCTATTCCGCCGAGGATGAGGCATTCCTCGACACCCTGGTATCGCCCGGCAAGGGGTCCAGCCTCGGACCGGTCGATCCGCACCATCCGGTGGAAGGACGCCAGATCTGA
- the rutC_3 gene encoding Putative aminoacrylate peracid reductase RutC, protein MNQAINPEGWVIGKTATGLNHLNWGIKSGQHVYVAGMLSTDPADGSLVGVGDIEVQTRRVLDSIKVVLEAAGSGMQDVTFNQIFLKTMDDYHAFNEIYVTYFPDLLPARFCLKADMVREEFLVEIAATAVIPA, encoded by the coding sequence ATGAACCAGGCAATCAACCCCGAAGGCTGGGTGATCGGCAAGACGGCCACCGGCCTCAACCACCTGAACTGGGGCATCAAGTCCGGCCAGCACGTCTACGTCGCGGGCATGCTGTCCACCGATCCCGCTGACGGCAGCCTCGTCGGCGTCGGCGACATCGAGGTCCAGACCCGTCGCGTGCTTGACAGCATCAAGGTCGTGCTGGAGGCCGCAGGCAGCGGCATGCAGGACGTGACCTTCAATCAGATCTTCCTCAAGACCATGGACGACTACCACGCCTTCAACGAGATCTACGTCACCTACTTCCCCGATCTCCTGCCCGCCCGCTTCTGCCTCAAGGCCGACATGGTGCGCGAGGAATTCCTTGTCGAGATTGCCGCCACCGCGGTCATCCCGGCCTGA
- a CDS encoding ABC-type uncharacterized transport system, permease component, whose translation MEFDAITVALFLAAGVRLAVPVVLAALGETLSERAGVFTIGLEGIMLFGAVASAVGLARTGSPVGALAIGAAGGLVAAMVLALGTVLARANQIVMGIGFNLAALGVSSLIRQLALVDGGPLPSLRPVTRMEIPGLADIPVLGRAFFLQSPVFYLTVLVAVLFWWLLRFTRIGLVLRATGESAAAADSAGVPVLQVRFWAAAVTGLMAGLGGAYLCIVASGGTFVDNMTAGRGYLAIAIAIFARWRPLGVLLVGFVLGLMEALQFQGQYFGLGIPTPLLMAAPFVVALIAWVVMGRAGTAPGDLGKPFLRGSAQ comes from the coding sequence ATGGAATTCGACGCAATAACGGTCGCCCTGTTTCTGGCAGCCGGCGTGCGGCTTGCCGTGCCGGTGGTCCTGGCCGCCCTGGGCGAAACGCTGTCCGAACGCGCCGGCGTCTTCACCATCGGGCTGGAAGGGATCATGCTGTTCGGCGCGGTCGCCTCGGCCGTAGGACTGGCGCGGACCGGGTCTCCGGTTGGCGCGCTGGCGATCGGTGCCGCCGGCGGGCTGGTGGCGGCCATGGTCCTGGCCCTGGGAACGGTCCTGGCGCGCGCCAATCAAATCGTCATGGGCATCGGCTTCAACCTCGCGGCACTCGGGGTCAGTTCCCTGATCCGGCAGCTTGCGCTTGTCGACGGTGGCCCGCTGCCGTCCCTGCGCCCGGTCACCCGGATGGAGATACCGGGATTGGCGGACATTCCCGTTCTGGGGCGCGCCTTCTTCCTGCAAAGTCCCGTGTTCTATCTGACGGTCCTTGTCGCGGTCCTGTTCTGGTGGCTCCTGCGCTTCACGCGGATCGGACTGGTTCTGCGCGCCACCGGCGAAAGCGCGGCCGCCGCCGACAGCGCCGGCGTGCCGGTATTGCAGGTCCGTTTCTGGGCGGCGGCCGTCACCGGATTGATGGCGGGACTGGGCGGCGCCTATCTCTGCATCGTCGCCTCGGGTGGCACGTTCGTGGACAACATGACCGCGGGCCGGGGCTACCTTGCCATCGCCATCGCGATCTTTGCGCGCTGGCGTCCCCTGGGCGTGCTGCTTGTCGGCTTTGTCCTGGGCCTGATGGAAGCGCTGCAGTTCCAGGGCCAGTACTTCGGGCTTGGCATACCGACGCCCCTGCTGATGGCGGCCCCCTTCGTCGTGGCACTGATCGCCTGGGTGGTGATGGGCCGCGCGGGCACCGCGCCGGGAGATCTCGGCAAACCTTTCCTGCGCGGCTCCGCGCAGTGA
- a CDS encoding ABC-type uncharacterized transport system, permease component, producing the protein MAAAPVTRIAIPPAVKITLGAFAGSLLLGLAIIALLGVSLSRALPVALDGAFGDARALADTLVFMTPRLLVALGALVAIRGGMFNLGGEGQLQMGAIGAMLPFLAFGDIGPALMPLAILSGALCGAIWALVPALLKLWRGADEIISTLLMNFIAIYVLKYLVQGPMRPEGSNFNMSAQLPDGGILPVLLPGTRLHLGVVLALAIAVATWFVLRHTAFGLRLRASGQSPRFVRLQGQPAGRMILSSMAISGAIGGLAGAFEVMGVQYRLIDGFSSGLGFEGLAVAFLAGLDPLGSVLVSLYFGAINSAALALQSTLSIPAALAEILSGLPIVILAVVSGIYLLKGRPVWNSTQ; encoded by the coding sequence ATGGCTGCGGCGCCCGTGACCCGGATTGCTATCCCCCCCGCGGTCAAGATCACGCTTGGCGCCTTCGCCGGATCGCTCCTGCTTGGACTGGCGATCATCGCGCTCCTCGGCGTAAGCCTGTCCCGGGCGCTGCCCGTCGCGCTCGACGGCGCGTTCGGCGACGCGCGGGCACTGGCCGACACGCTGGTGTTCATGACGCCCCGGCTTCTGGTTGCGCTTGGCGCGCTGGTCGCCATCAGGGGCGGCATGTTCAACCTCGGCGGCGAAGGTCAGCTTCAGATGGGCGCGATCGGGGCGATGCTGCCGTTCCTCGCCTTCGGGGATATAGGTCCGGCCCTCATGCCGCTGGCGATCCTTTCGGGCGCCCTGTGCGGCGCGATCTGGGCGCTCGTTCCGGCATTGCTCAAGCTTTGGCGCGGAGCGGACGAGATCATCTCGACCCTGCTTATGAACTTCATCGCCATCTACGTCCTGAAGTACCTGGTGCAGGGTCCGATGCGGCCCGAAGGCTCGAACTTCAACATGTCCGCACAGTTGCCGGACGGGGGCATCCTGCCGGTTCTTCTGCCGGGAACACGCCTGCATCTCGGCGTTGTTCTGGCGCTGGCGATCGCGGTGGCAACCTGGTTCGTGCTGCGGCATACGGCTTTCGGGCTGCGGCTGCGGGCCAGCGGCCAAAGCCCCCGCTTCGTGCGGCTTCAGGGTCAGCCGGCGGGCCGGATGATCCTGTCGTCCATGGCAATCTCGGGCGCCATCGGCGGGCTGGCCGGCGCGTTCGAAGTGATGGGCGTGCAGTACCGGCTGATCGACGGCTTCTCCTCCGGTCTCGGCTTCGAAGGCCTGGCGGTCGCCTTTCTTGCCGGGCTCGATCCGCTGGGATCCGTGCTCGTGTCCCTCTATTTCGGCGCGATCAACAGCGCCGCGCTGGCGCTGCAAAGCACCCTGTCGATCCCTGCTGCCCTTGCCGAGATCCTGAGCGGCCTGCCGATCGTGATCCTCGCCGTGGTCAGTGGCATCTATCTTCTGAAGGGGAGGCCGGTATGGAATTCGACGCAATAA
- the mglA_3 gene encoding Galactose/methyl galactoside import ATP-binding protein MglA, which produces MAAALSPDRSATITLDHVSKRYPNGFLALDRVSLAFQAGEIHALLGENGAGKSTLMNILYGVHEPSEGGVLMNGREVRHLRPADAIANGIGMVHQHFKLVTAFTVAENLALVARRSRRALFRRARDVRAFMQGYGIDLDPEAVVGRLPLALQQRVEILKALVNDSRVLLLDEPSTILTPAEIVALYDTLRRIRDRGTAVAVVTHNVDEVMANADRYTVLRRGRTNGTGLIAETTSSALVERIVGRGIEAGTRIGAVRLAGPARVRFDGVRVAPSHGAPGLDQLTLTLNAGEVTGIAGVEGNGQSEIFDLLSRQIRPDAGTLSLPDDAVALVPQDRHHEGLSLDLPVAHNLLYGRIMDGTLTRHGLLDHGRIAATAETMIAAADIRTQSAGASARSLSGGNQQKIVLARALAEDAAVLVAYQPTRGLDVAAAEAVLHRLAEAADAGTTVVVISSNIEELIRISDRVVVLNAGRMTGELRGPEMTVDRIGPLMTRNHKEAAHV; this is translated from the coding sequence ATGGCCGCTGCCCTCTCTCCGGACCGTTCGGCGACCATCACGCTCGACCATGTGTCAAAGCGCTATCCGAACGGCTTCCTGGCCCTCGACCGTGTCTCGCTCGCCTTTCAGGCGGGCGAGATCCACGCCCTTCTGGGCGAGAATGGCGCGGGCAAATCGACCCTGATGAACATTCTCTACGGGGTCCATGAACCAAGCGAGGGCGGCGTGCTGATGAACGGCCGCGAGGTGCGCCACCTGCGCCCCGCGGACGCGATCGCCAACGGGATCGGCATGGTGCACCAGCATTTCAAGCTGGTGACCGCCTTCACGGTTGCCGAGAACCTGGCGCTGGTCGCGCGGCGGTCGCGCCGCGCCCTGTTCCGCCGTGCCCGCGACGTGCGCGCCTTCATGCAGGGCTACGGCATCGACCTCGATCCCGAGGCGGTGGTCGGACGGCTGCCGCTTGCGCTTCAGCAAAGGGTCGAGATCCTGAAGGCGCTGGTCAATGACAGCCGTGTGCTTTTGTTGGACGAACCGTCCACCATCCTGACCCCGGCGGAGATTGTCGCGCTTTATGACACGCTGCGCCGGATCCGCGATCGCGGCACGGCCGTCGCGGTCGTGACCCACAATGTCGACGAGGTCATGGCCAACGCGGATCGCTATACGGTCCTGCGGCGGGGGCGCACCAATGGCACCGGGCTGATCGCGGAAACCACGTCCTCGGCTCTGGTCGAACGGATTGTCGGGCGTGGGATCGAGGCAGGCACGCGCATCGGCGCCGTGCGCTTGGCCGGGCCCGCACGGGTCAGGTTCGACGGGGTGCGCGTGGCACCCTCGCATGGCGCGCCGGGACTGGACCAGTTGACGCTCACCCTCAACGCGGGGGAGGTCACGGGGATCGCGGGGGTCGAGGGCAATGGCCAGAGCGAGATTTTCGACCTGCTCTCACGACAAATCCGGCCGGACGCGGGCACGCTTTCGCTGCCGGACGACGCCGTGGCGCTGGTGCCACAGGACCGCCATCACGAGGGGCTGTCGCTGGATCTCCCGGTCGCGCACAACCTGCTTTACGGGCGGATCATGGATGGCACGCTGACCCGGCATGGTCTGCTGGATCACGGCCGCATCGCCGCGACCGCCGAGACCATGATCGCAGCCGCTGACATCCGGACCCAGTCCGCCGGCGCGTCGGCGCGGTCCTTGTCGGGGGGCAATCAGCAGAAAATCGTGCTGGCCCGCGCACTGGCCGAAGATGCGGCGGTTCTGGTGGCCTATCAGCCGACCCGCGGCCTTGATGTCGCCGCCGCCGAGGCGGTTCTGCATCGCCTCGCCGAGGCCGCCGACGCGGGCACGACCGTGGTGGTGATCTCGTCCAACATCGAAGAGTTGATCCGCATTTCGGACCGCGTCGTGGTGCTGAATGCCGGGCGAATGACCGGAGAGCTGCGCGGTCCGGAGATGACAGTCGATCGGATCGGCCCGCTCATGACACGCAACCACAAGGAGGCCGCCCATGTCTGA
- a CDS encoding Purine-binding protein precursor, whose protein sequence is MNSRFLPIAAAAALALSSGAALAQDGARTAGLFTQTVTQGAWDPAGYAGFAAMAKEQGLQASYLEHTSYEAAPAALRQLASDGVNLIIAHSSGYSAAMKEVAPDFPDTQFVLYSYEGSTDGIANYSAWSVDWDEYGFILGALAASASKAGHIAVIAGEEIPSAERTIEFIQKGAVYVNPDVQVDTAYVGSFTDVARAREIATGIIARGADFVIPSADTADAGIQQAADEEGALTIGSYADQSADYPNAVMTSTIMNFDKSYADIGKAYAAGELGDTIVTENLASDGWTLARPFAHVDPSVEETVFQVIEDLKAGKINLYAE, encoded by the coding sequence ATGAATTCTCGATTTCTACCGATTGCCGCCGCGGCGGCGCTTGCCCTCTCCTCCGGAGCGGCACTTGCACAGGACGGTGCGCGGACCGCGGGGCTTTTCACCCAGACGGTGACCCAAGGTGCCTGGGATCCGGCCGGCTACGCCGGTTTTGCCGCCATGGCAAAGGAACAGGGGCTTCAGGCCAGCTACCTGGAACACACCTCTTACGAAGCCGCCCCGGCCGCCCTGCGCCAGCTGGCGTCCGACGGGGTGAACCTGATCATCGCGCATTCTTCGGGCTATTCCGCCGCGATGAAGGAAGTCGCGCCCGATTTTCCCGACACGCAATTCGTTCTCTACTCCTACGAAGGGTCGACCGACGGCATCGCCAACTACTCGGCATGGTCCGTGGACTGGGATGAATATGGCTTCATCCTGGGCGCATTGGCGGCGTCTGCCAGCAAGGCAGGTCACATCGCCGTCATCGCCGGCGAAGAAATCCCCTCGGCCGAACGCACGATAGAGTTCATCCAGAAAGGTGCGGTCTATGTGAACCCCGATGTTCAGGTCGACACCGCCTATGTCGGATCCTTTACCGATGTCGCGCGCGCCCGTGAAATCGCGACCGGCATCATCGCCCGCGGCGCGGACTTCGTCATCCCCTCGGCAGACACCGCCGACGCGGGCATCCAGCAGGCGGCGGACGAGGAAGGTGCGCTGACCATTGGCTCCTACGCCGACCAGTCGGCCGACTATCCCAACGCGGTCATGACCTCGACGATCATGAATTTCGACAAGTCCTATGCCGACATCGGCAAAGCCTATGCGGCCGGCGAACTCGGGGACACCATCGTGACGGAAAACCTCGCCTCCGACGGCTGGACGCTGGCCCGGCCCTTTGCCCATGTCGATCCGTCCGTCGAAGAGACCGTTTTCCAGGTCATCGAAGACCTGAAAGCCGGCAAGATCAACCTCTACGCAGAGTAA
- a CDS encoding putative endoribonuclease L-PSP — MSMSGPYNPAGIKQQDYYNHAVIRSGTPVFLTGQTAWDETGAIVGVGDIDAQARQIWHNIGLALKGLGVGPEAVVKITTYALSRDAIPALHRARAAFFEGYDLPASTFVMVAGLAEADLLAEIDAILVIPEA; from the coding sequence ATGTCGATGTCCGGCCCCTACAATCCGGCGGGCATCAAGCAGCAGGACTATTACAACCATGCCGTGATCCGTTCGGGCACACCCGTGTTCCTGACCGGTCAGACGGCATGGGACGAAACCGGCGCCATTGTCGGCGTCGGTGACATCGACGCACAGGCCCGCCAGATCTGGCACAATATCGGCCTGGCGTTGAAAGGGCTGGGCGTGGGCCCCGAGGCCGTCGTGAAGATCACGACCTACGCCCTGTCCCGCGATGCAATCCCCGCGCTGCATCGCGCCCGGGCAGCCTTTTTCGAAGGTTACGATCTTCCGGCCAGCACCTTCGTGATGGTGGCCGGCCTGGCCGAAGCCGACCTGCTCGCGGAAATCGACGCCATCCTTGTAATTCCGGAGGCCTGA
- the rutA_5 gene encoding Pyrimidine monooxygenase RutA, whose amino-acid sequence MLDRNAKPVELGVFLPVGNGGWITSTTSPQLAATYDYNKQVTLLAEDLGFDFALSMAKWRGYGGPSRHWDFTLESMTTMAGLAEATSRIGVWGTVHTMVFHPAVVAKMSAVLDQISGGRFGLNIVSGSNPSDQGQMGLWQDLDHGERYDLAEEWLTVLKRLWTEERVDHKGKHYELIDCMSNPKPKTQPPIICAGASDRGFLFTMKNCTGSFMLGSDHDDFIKTGLRAKELAAREGKPDFKTYGLFTIVPGATDAEAQERVALYDSGVDTIALDNQTREYSGDRSFNQNTMAQRFVSQGESRNSMTRAALVGSPETIGRKLAHIVKGAKLDGVTVIVPEFIDDLRTVGTEVVEVLEACGVATNARAHQKENA is encoded by the coding sequence ATGCTTGACCGAAACGCGAAACCTGTCGAACTCGGTGTCTTCCTGCCCGTCGGCAACGGTGGCTGGATCACGTCGACGACCAGTCCCCAACTGGCTGCGACCTACGACTACAACAAGCAAGTGACCCTTCTTGCCGAAGACCTCGGCTTCGACTTCGCGCTCTCAATGGCGAAGTGGCGCGGCTATGGCGGCCCTTCGCGACACTGGGACTTCACGCTTGAAAGCATGACCACCATGGCCGGCCTCGCCGAGGCGACCAGCCGCATCGGCGTGTGGGGAACGGTCCACACCATGGTCTTCCACCCGGCGGTCGTGGCCAAGATGTCCGCGGTGCTGGATCAGATCTCGGGCGGGCGCTTCGGCCTCAACATCGTTTCCGGATCGAACCCCAGCGACCAGGGGCAGATGGGGCTCTGGCAGGACCTCGACCACGGCGAACGCTACGATCTGGCCGAGGAATGGCTCACCGTGCTCAAGCGGCTCTGGACCGAGGAGCGCGTGGACCACAAGGGCAAGCATTACGAGCTGATCGACTGCATGTCGAACCCCAAGCCGAAGACACAGCCGCCGATCATTTGCGCCGGCGCCTCGGACCGCGGCTTCCTGTTCACCATGAAGAACTGCACCGGCTCCTTCATGTTGGGGTCGGACCATGACGATTTCATCAAGACCGGGTTGCGGGCAAAGGAACTGGCCGCGCGCGAAGGCAAGCCGGATTTCAAGACCTACGGCCTGTTCACCATCGTGCCCGGCGCCACGGATGCCGAGGCGCAGGAGCGCGTGGCCCTTTACGACAGCGGCGTGGACACCATCGCGCTGGACAACCAGACCCGCGAATACTCCGGCGACCGCAGCTTCAACCAGAACACGATGGCGCAGCGTTTCGTCAGCCAGGGGGAAAGCCGCAACTCGATGACCCGTGCCGCACTGGTGGGCAGCCCCGAGACGATCGGGCGCAAGCTGGCGCATATCGTCAAGGGCGCCAAGCTCGACGGTGTGACGGTGATCGTTCCCGAATTCATTGACGACCTGCGCACGGTGGGGACCGAGGTGGTCGAAGTGCTCGAGGCCTGCGGCGTCGCCACCAACGCGCGCGCGCATCAGAAGGAAAACGCCTGA
- the rutD_2 gene encoding Putative aminoacrylate hydrolase RutD has product MPTLHTNGITTHYEIRGSGPVVLFASGLNGIGSYWAPQVAELSRHFTVVTYDQRGAGQTDSPDEPYSIDLLAHDLKALILGLGLDRPVLVGHSTGGAIGQVLATDAPDLLGGLLLYASWPKSDAHFNWCFRMRSDILERSSMENYLLGSAVFLYPPEYVRDNADRLETGILSASQGYPPANIVQRRIDAIVQHDAVALLPDIAVPTLVLCAQDDVLTPPYHSRAMAKTIPGAELCLVDSGGHGLSETRPDFFNDIVTRFVKGLASKPADATGAFT; this is encoded by the coding sequence ATGCCGACACTGCATACCAACGGTATCACCACTCACTACGAGATCCGCGGCAGCGGGCCGGTGGTGCTTTTTGCCTCCGGCCTGAACGGAATTGGCAGCTACTGGGCACCGCAGGTTGCCGAACTGTCGCGGCACTTCACCGTGGTGACCTATGACCAGCGGGGCGCCGGACAGACGGACAGCCCCGACGAACCGTATTCCATCGACTTGCTGGCGCACGACCTGAAGGCGCTCATCCTGGGCCTCGGGCTCGACCGGCCGGTGCTGGTGGGCCATTCCACCGGAGGCGCCATCGGCCAGGTTCTCGCGACCGATGCGCCCGACCTTCTCGGGGGGCTGCTGCTCTATGCCAGCTGGCCGAAATCCGATGCCCATTTCAACTGGTGTTTCCGGATGCGCAGCGACATTCTCGAAAGATCGAGCATGGAAAACTACCTGCTTGGCAGCGCGGTGTTCCTCTATCCGCCGGAATACGTTCGCGACAACGCGGACCGTCTGGAAACCGGCATTCTCAGCGCGTCGCAAGGTTACCCGCCCGCCAACATAGTCCAGCGTCGGATCGATGCGATCGTCCAGCATGACGCTGTGGCCTTGTTGCCCGACATCGCGGTTCCGACGCTGGTGCTTTGTGCGCAGGACGACGTCCTGACGCCGCCCTACCATTCCCGCGCCATGGCCAAAACGATCCCCGGAGCCGAGCTTTGTCTGGTGGATTCCGGCGGGCATGGCCTGTCCGAAACACGCCCCGACTTCTTCAATGATATCGTGACACGCTTTGTCAAAGGGCTTGCAAGCAAGCCCGCTGACGCGACGGGCGCTTTCACCTGA
- the gltC_6 gene encoding HTH-type transcriptional regulator GltC, which translates to MNFAAFRYFNEVARARAIRRAADRLHVAPSAVSRQLALLEHSFGAPLLERTNAGVNLTPAGELLERYTRRMFRELDEVKESIASFKTLDQGTVKLHTMEGVLSNVLPRTISAFGERHPGISFVVSSRSSDMIAEALISNETDIGIIYNAMVRPEIEVIVDRADPVMCLVAASDPLASEAAVTLEAICERRLALPHQHFGLRQLFDSAVTARKLRPINVVETNNLELPRAMAVTGSCVTIGPVLAAQRDIEYGDLVAVPISVPTFLMVRSSVCVHKDRTLSFAANEFLKFLRNNFAHSEGEDWH; encoded by the coding sequence ATGAACTTTGCCGCTTTCCGATATTTCAACGAAGTTGCCCGTGCGCGGGCCATTCGCCGCGCCGCCGACAGGCTGCACGTCGCGCCTTCCGCCGTCAGCCGACAGCTGGCGTTGCTGGAGCATTCCTTCGGCGCCCCGCTGTTGGAGCGGACCAATGCCGGGGTCAACCTGACGCCGGCTGGGGAACTTCTGGAACGCTACACGCGGCGCATGTTTCGCGAACTGGACGAGGTCAAGGAGAGCATCGCCAGCTTCAAGACGCTCGATCAGGGGACCGTGAAGCTGCACACGATGGAAGGGGTCCTTTCCAATGTCCTGCCGCGCACGATCAGCGCCTTCGGCGAGCGTCATCCGGGTATTTCTTTCGTCGTTTCAAGCCGTTCAAGCGATATGATCGCCGAAGCCCTGATCAGCAACGAAACCGACATCGGCATCATCTACAACGCCATGGTGCGCCCCGAGATCGAAGTGATCGTCGACCGGGCCGACCCGGTGATGTGCCTTGTGGCGGCCAGCGACCCACTGGCCTCCGAGGCGGCTGTGACCCTTGAGGCGATCTGCGAGCGCCGTCTTGCGCTGCCTCACCAGCATTTCGGTCTGCGGCAGCTGTTCGACAGCGCGGTCACCGCCCGCAAGTTGCGGCCGATCAATGTCGTCGAAACCAACAACCTGGAACTTCCGCGCGCAATGGCGGTGACCGGGTCCTGCGTGACCATCGGCCCTGTGCTCGCCGCGCAACGCGATATCGAATACGGCGACCTCGTCGCGGTCCCGATCTCCGTGCCGACCTTCCTGATGGTCCGGTCCTCGGTCTGCGTGCACAAGGATCGCACCCTGAGCTTTGCCGCGAACGAGTTCCTGAAGTTCCTGCGGAACAACTTTGCCCATTCCGAAGGCGAAGACTGGCATTGA